A window of Methanosphaera sp. WGK6 contains these coding sequences:
- a CDS encoding TIGR00375 family protein, with product MIINADLHVHSKYSMATSKNMDPRTMATESVKKGLNLVATGDALHSGWLNELEESLVQIDDSGIYETNNTIPENNTKFITTTEVEDNQRIHHLIIIPSIETAWQMRDEFTVKNMDADGRPRIRMNGAEIMDIARDYNCIIGPAHIFTPWTGLYKSYDHICDCYGQKPDFVELGLSSDSDLADTIDELKEYTFLTNSDSHSPWPHRIGREFNKIDLKELSFRGLEDAIKNNNVVENYGFDPRMGKYHETGCIQCYEIYNIHEAIERDMKCSCGGRIKKGVKGRIQELASYDEPHHPEDRPHYQYLLPLAELLSVVHDKGVTTKYVQTRYDKLLTLFGNEIDVLLNTPLEKIEEVDMLLARVIKSYRNNSLDVSPGRGGQYGQVEYN from the coding sequence ATGATAATTAATGCAGATTTACATGTACATAGTAAGTATTCAATGGCCACATCTAAGAATATGGATCCTAGAACTATGGCAACAGAATCAGTAAAAAAAGGATTAAATTTAGTTGCAACAGGAGATGCACTTCACTCTGGATGGCTAAATGAATTAGAAGAATCTTTAGTACAAATTGATGATTCAGGAATATATGAAACAAATAATACAATACCTGAAAATAATACTAAATTTATCACAACAACAGAAGTAGAAGATAATCAGAGAATACATCATTTAATAATAATTCCATCCATTGAAACAGCATGGCAAATGAGAGATGAATTCACAGTAAAAAATATGGATGCTGATGGAAGACCAAGAATTAGAATGAATGGTGCTGAAATAATGGATATTGCACGGGATTATAATTGTATTATAGGACCTGCCCATATATTTACCCCTTGGACTGGATTATACAAGTCTTATGACCATATATGTGATTGTTATGGTCAAAAACCTGATTTTGTTGAATTAGGATTATCAAGTGATTCCGATTTAGCAGATACTATTGATGAATTAAAAGAGTACACTTTCTTAACAAATTCTGATTCACATTCTCCATGGCCTCATAGAATTGGTCGTGAATTTAATAAAATTGATTTAAAAGAACTATCCTTTAGAGGACTAGAAGATGCAATAAAAAATAATAATGTTGTTGAAAACTATGGTTTTGATCCACGAATGGGTAAATATCATGAAACTGGTTGTATTCAATGTTATGAAATATATAATATACATGAAGCTATAGAACGTGATATGAAATGTTCTTGTGGTGGAAGAATTAAGAAAGGTGTGAAGGGGAGAATACAAGAATTAGCTTCTTATGATGAGCCACATCACCCAGAAGATAGACCTCATTACCAGTACTTATTACCTTTAGCCGAATTACTAAGTGTTGTTCATGATAAAGGAGTTACTACAAAGTATGTTCAAACAAGATATGATAAACTATTAACATTATTTGGTAATGAAATAGATGTACTACTAAATACTCCCCTCGAAAAAATTGAAGAGGTAGACATGTTACTTGCAAGAGTTATAAAATCTTATAGAAATAATAGTTTAGATGTAAGTCCTGGTCGTGGTGGACAATATGGTCAGGTAGAATATAACTAA
- a CDS encoding proteasome assembly chaperone family protein, whose protein sequence is MDKENIIKEIEEVQLDNPIVLEGLPGIGFVGKIVIDQIVKQLNAVKFAELQSDFFPPQVTMKKDGLVEHMKNEFFYIKDFGEDNQDVILLTGNSQGSDFEGQISISKLLINYFEDLNVKRIYTLGGLGTGEMIEKSKIFIAGNNKELIDEIAEIENTEIRKDEGGAIIGASGLLLYYGEEKGIDAACLMGETPGFYVDPNAAKEMLLVLFKLLKFEIDLQELNEQVADTLERLSHNPQFGQIAEPHVQKSNEDLRYIG, encoded by the coding sequence ATGGATAAAGAAAATATAATAAAAGAGATAGAGGAAGTACAACTAGATAATCCAATAGTACTTGAAGGGCTACCAGGTATAGGATTTGTAGGAAAAATAGTAATCGATCAGATAGTAAAACAATTAAATGCAGTTAAATTTGCTGAACTACAATCTGATTTTTTCCCACCACAAGTAACTATGAAGAAAGATGGGCTAGTAGAACATATGAAAAATGAATTTTTCTACATAAAAGACTTCGGAGAAGATAATCAAGATGTTATTTTATTAACAGGAAATTCTCAAGGCTCAGACTTCGAAGGACAAATTTCAATTTCAAAATTATTAATCAACTACTTTGAAGATTTAAATGTTAAAAGAATATATACACTAGGTGGATTAGGCACTGGTGAAATGATTGAAAAAAGTAAGATATTCATAGCTGGAAATAATAAAGAATTAATAGATGAAATAGCTGAAATTGAAAATACTGAAATAAGAAAAGATGAAGGTGGAGCAATAATAGGTGCATCTGGACTATTATTATATTATGGAGAAGAAAAAGGAATAGATGCAGCATGTTTAATGGGAGAAACACCAGGTTTCTATGTAGATCCTAATGCAGCAAAAGAAATGTTACTAGTATTATTTAAATTACTTAAATTTGAAATAGATCTTCAAGAATTAAATGAACAAGTAGCAGATACTCTTGAAAGATTATCTCATAATCCACAATTTGGACAAATCGCAGAACCTCACGTACAAAAATCAAATGAAGATTTAAGATATATAGGTTAA
- a CDS encoding RNA-protein complex protein Nop10: MKFKMKRCKTCGEYTLQEVCPECNEKTGVIFPARYSPQDKYGKYRRQLKREQLGL, from the coding sequence ATGAAATTTAAAATGAAACGATGTAAAACCTGTGGAGAATATACTCTTCAAGAAGTATGTCCAGAATGTAATGAAAAAACAGGTGTAATATTTCCTGCAAGATACTCACCACAAGATAAATATGGGAAATACAGACGTCAACTTAAACGAGAACAATTAGGGCTTTAA
- a CDS encoding alpha/beta fold hydrolase, with protein sequence MDMESILPKYYTLDEFEFINGKILKNQPVEYMTMGTPIYDEEGHITNAIIYFHGTTGNYGSIKRISSVLGENLPFDTNKFFFVSLSTLGTPGSSSPSTSKLADEYPMYGILDMVNFNKQFLNECLNIIHPKGLIGNSMGGFEAVTWAAVYPDDIDFLISLVSSYKVGGQNYIISKVMNDIIVSDPDFNNGKLTGNLKRSLKIASKSMYSFGLSRQFYMNQSISDINKYMDEFAEEDSMEDVLDAYYRNVASMNYDLTSIVSNIKVPTLIIGIYEDQYFPPELDAIPMSSLIENSTLVCFNSYMGHVGSSELNKILPELENFLVQFK encoded by the coding sequence ATGGATATGGAATCAATATTACCAAAATATTATACTTTAGATGAATTTGAATTTATCAATGGCAAAATACTAAAAAATCAACCTGTCGAATATATGACTATGGGTACACCTATCTATGATGAGGAAGGTCATATTACTAATGCAATAATATATTTTCATGGAACAACAGGAAATTATGGTTCAATAAAGAGAATAAGTAGTGTTTTGGGTGAAAATCTTCCATTTGATACTAATAAATTCTTTTTTGTATCATTATCTACACTAGGGACTCCTGGAAGTAGTAGTCCTAGTACTTCTAAACTAGCTGATGAGTATCCAATGTATGGTATACTGGACATGGTGAATTTTAATAAGCAATTTTTAAACGAATGTTTAAATATAATTCATCCAAAAGGACTTATTGGAAATTCAATGGGTGGATTTGAGGCTGTAACATGGGCAGCAGTATATCCTGATGATATTGATTTTTTAATCTCACTTGTAAGTAGTTATAAGGTGGGAGGACAAAACTATATTATTTCTAAGGTAATGAATGATATAATTGTATCTGATCCTGACTTTAATAATGGAAAATTAACTGGAAATCTTAAACGTTCTTTAAAAATAGCGAGTAAGTCCATGTATTCATTTGGTTTATCAAGACAATTTTATATGAATCAATCCATATCTGATATTAATAAGTACATGGATGAATTTGCTGAAGAAGATTCAATGGAAGATGTATTAGATGCTTATTACCGTAATGTAGCATCAATGAATTATGACTTAACATCAATTGTATCAAATATAAAAGTACCCACACTAATTATTGGTATATATGAAGATCAATATTTCCCACCAGAACTTGATGCTATACCTATGAGTAGTTTAATTGAAAATTCAACACTAGTATGTTTTAATTCTTATATGGGACATGTTGGTTCATCAGAGTTAAATAAAATATTACCTGAATTAGAAAATTTCTTAGTACAATTTAAATAA
- a CDS encoding translation initiation factor IF-2 subunit alpha, which yields MVRMNKEWPEEGDLIVGTVHKVLGYGAFAKLEEYEGKEAFIHISEVSSGWVKNIRDYVRENQKIVARVLRVNPKKGHVDASLKRIREDQRTRRMQQWKIEQKAEKLLEISAKSINKTLDDAYDEVGYLIMEEFGDLYEGFELASDEGEDVLLNIDVTPEWAEIITAVAKKNISTPEVQITGYVDLVSYKSNGVEIIRDALMSIEAEGVEVQCVGAPKYRIMVTAEDYPTAEKILSESADKCIGIIEENDGEGSFHRELED from the coding sequence ATGGTTAGAATGAACAAAGAATGGCCTGAAGAAGGTGATCTAATTGTTGGAACCGTACATAAAGTATTAGGTTACGGTGCATTCGCAAAACTAGAAGAATATGAAGGAAAAGAAGCATTTATACATATTTCTGAAGTATCTTCTGGATGGGTTAAAAATATAAGAGACTATGTAAGAGAAAATCAGAAAATAGTAGCTCGTGTATTAAGAGTAAACCCAAAAAAAGGTCATGTAGACGCTTCACTTAAACGTATACGTGAAGATCAAAGAACACGTAGAATGCAACAATGGAAAATAGAACAAAAAGCTGAGAAATTATTAGAAATATCTGCTAAATCTATAAACAAAACACTTGATGATGCTTATGATGAAGTAGGATATCTCATAATGGAAGAATTTGGAGATTTATACGAAGGATTCGAATTAGCATCTGATGAAGGAGAAGACGTTCTTCTTAATATAGATGTTACTCCAGAATGGGCTGAAATAATTACAGCAGTTGCTAAAAAGAATATTTCAACACCTGAAGTACAAATTACAGGATATGTGGATTTAGTTTCCTATAAATCAAATGGTGTGGAAATAATCAGAGATGCATTAATGTCTATTGAAGCAGAAGGCGTTGAAGTTCAGTGTGTAGGAGCACCAAAATACCGTATAATGGTAACAGCAGAGGATTACCCAACAGCTGAAAAAATACTCAGCGAATCAGCTGATAAATGTATAGGAATTATTGAAGAAAATGATGGAGAAGGTAGTTTCCATCGTGAATTAGAAGATTAA
- a CDS encoding 30S ribosomal protein S27e, which yields MPKQESNFLKVKCGDCENHQIIFDHAASTVKCVVCGKTLVEPKGGRSKIYAQIVEVLDH from the coding sequence ATGCCTAAACAAGAAAGTAATTTTTTAAAAGTTAAATGTGGAGATTGTGAAAACCACCAAATTATATTTGACCACGCAGCATCAACAGTAAAATGTGTTGTATGTGGTAAAACATTAGTAGAACCAAAAGGTGGACGTTCCAAAATCTATGCACAAATTGTAGAAGTTCTAGATCACTAA
- a CDS encoding 50S ribosomal protein L44e: MKIPRERRTYCPKCKKHTVHEVHTSKKRKASELKWGQRQFRRVTAGYRGYPRPLPSGSKPIKKLDLRYKCKECGKAHIKRSTNIRAGKVEFVSQ, from the coding sequence ATGAAAATACCACGAGAAAGAAGGACTTACTGTCCAAAATGTAAAAAACACACTGTACACGAAGTACACACATCTAAAAAAAGAAAAGCAAGCGAATTAAAATGGGGGCAACGTCAATTTAGGCGTGTAACTGCTGGTTACAGAGGTTACCCAAGACCTTTACCATCTGGAAGTAAACCTATTAAAAAATTAGATTTAAGATACAAATGTAAAGAATGTGGAAAAGCTCACATTAAAAGATCAACAAACATCCGTGCAGGAAAAGTTGAATTCGTATCACAATAG
- the pcn gene encoding proliferating cell nuclear antigen (pcna) → MFKLVLSDPSIFKTSFDAISSIVDEVQIEVDSDGLRLNAIDRSHITYVHLELKESLFDIFECDKPIKLNLDTEELMKVLKRSKNDDVMELTVDAGNLILTFEGAVKKTFKVKLIDLEYDTPTPPQIDYPVTMGIPISTLKETVTDIEIAADRVAFTINEDNLILESVGDFADAKVEYLHGEKVSDTVRAVFAIENIKEMFKAEKFADNTYISLGNDMPLTLTLELLNEEGKLTFLLAPRIEEE, encoded by the coding sequence GTGTTTAAACTAGTATTAAGTGATCCAAGTATTTTCAAAACAAGTTTCGATGCAATATCATCAATAGTTGATGAAGTACAAATAGAAGTAGATTCTGATGGACTTCGGTTAAATGCAATTGACAGAAGTCATATTACATATGTGCATTTAGAATTAAAAGAAAGTTTATTTGATATATTTGAATGTGATAAACCTATTAAATTGAACTTAGATACTGAAGAATTAATGAAAGTACTCAAAAGGTCAAAAAATGATGATGTAATGGAATTAACAGTAGATGCAGGAAATCTAATCTTAACTTTTGAAGGGGCAGTTAAAAAAACATTCAAAGTTAAACTTATAGATTTAGAATATGATACACCAACACCACCTCAAATAGATTATCCTGTAACTATGGGTATTCCAATAAGTACTCTTAAAGAAACAGTAACTGATATTGAAATAGCAGCAGATCGTGTAGCATTCACTATTAATGAAGATAATTTAATTCTTGAATCTGTAGGAGATTTTGCAGATGCAAAAGTAGAATATCTTCACGGTGAAAAAGTATCCGATACTGTAAGAGCAGTGTTTGCAATAGAAAATATTAAAGAAATGTTTAAAGCAGAAAAATTTGCAGATAATACGTATATATCATTAGGAAATGATATGCCATTAACATTAACTTTAGAGCTTTTAAATGAAGAAGGAAAATTAACATTTTTATTAGCTCCTAGAATAGAAGAAGAATAA
- a CDS encoding transcription factor S → MEFCPECGKVLFPKDGKFTCDACGYVKNVTEESKKQYQVAEKVDKEDTIIVTDGNVKTLPTIKVICPKCDNKVAFWWLQQTRSADESETRFFRCTECDYTWREYD, encoded by the coding sequence ATGGAATTTTGTCCAGAATGTGGAAAAGTATTATTTCCAAAAGATGGTAAGTTCACATGTGATGCTTGTGGTTATGTAAAAAATGTAACTGAAGAATCAAAAAAACAATACCAAGTTGCTGAAAAAGTAGATAAAGAAGATACTATAATTGTAACAGATGGTAATGTAAAAACATTACCAACAATAAAAGTAATTTGTCCAAAATGTGATAATAAAGTAGCATTTTGGTGGTTACAACAAACAAGAAGTGCTGATGAATCAGAAACTCGTTTCTTCAGATGCACAGAATGTGATTACACATGGAGAGAATATGATTAA
- a CDS encoding NUDIX hydrolase gives MSEYRNPALTVDVIIIKNNETVLIKRLNNPYKDYWALPGGFVEYGEKVEDAAIRETKEETGLDVELDELVGVYSDPERDPRGHTVTVAFKAYIIGNQLKSSSDAKDAKYFKINNLKEMDFAFDHRDILSDAGLI, from the coding sequence ATGTCAGAATATAGAAATCCTGCTTTAACTGTAGATGTAATAATAATAAAAAATAATGAAACAGTGCTTATTAAACGATTAAATAATCCTTATAAAGATTATTGGGCATTACCGGGAGGTTTTGTAGAATATGGTGAAAAAGTAGAAGATGCTGCTATAAGAGAGACAAAAGAGGAAACAGGGTTAGATGTGGAATTAGATGAATTGGTTGGAGTATACTCTGATCCAGAAAGAGATCCAAGAGGACACACTGTTACAGTTGCATTTAAAGCTTATATTATTGGAAATCAACTTAAATCAAGTTCTGATGCAAAAGATGCGAAATATTTTAAAATTAATAACTTAAAAGAAATGGATTTTGCATTTGACCATAGAGATATACTTTCAGATGCAGGTTTAATATAG
- a CDS encoding DNA-directed RNA polymerase subunit L, with protein MKVIEEQPEKLVLEITGETHTICNILRKRLMDQEDIHAAAYDITHPLIGQPEFEVHSPNPRDSINRAANNVKQEAADFKEALINGFKE; from the coding sequence ATGAAAGTTATTGAAGAACAACCTGAAAAATTAGTATTAGAAATTACTGGTGAAACACATACAATTTGTAATATTTTAAGGAAAAGATTAATGGACCAGGAGGATATACATGCTGCTGCATATGATATAACTCATCCTCTTATAGGACAACCTGAATTTGAAGTACATAGTCCTAATCCAAGAGATTCTATTAATAGGGCTGCAAATAATGTTAAACAAGAAGCAGCTGATTTTAAAGAAGCTTTAATAAATGGATTTAAAGAATAA
- a CDS encoding exosome complex RNA-binding protein Csl4, whose product MNHKENELVLPGEILCTYEEYIPSDWTYVEDGHVKASIYGRVKRDDINKTISIDSQDAPEHIKVEDIVIGHITDVKAHKALVTIKKVLNSKRELVAGYKGYVHISKATDGYVSSMHDLFKIGDIVEAKVITILGHEYIELTTAEDELGIIKAMCVNCRKFMRLSANHKLLCECGMIDSRKLSSKYGAY is encoded by the coding sequence ATGAATCATAAAGAAAATGAACTAGTATTACCTGGTGAAATATTATGTACTTATGAAGAATATATCCCTTCAGATTGGACATATGTTGAGGATGGGCATGTTAAAGCTAGTATTTATGGACGTGTAAAACGGGATGATATTAATAAAACAATATCAATTGATTCACAGGATGCTCCTGAACATATTAAAGTTGAAGATATTGTAATTGGTCATATAACAGATGTAAAAGCTCATAAAGCACTTGTAACTATTAAAAAAGTACTAAATAGTAAACGTGAGCTAGTGGCAGGTTACAAGGGTTATGTTCATATATCCAAGGCAACTGATGGTTATGTATCATCCATGCATGATTTATTTAAAATTGGGGATATTGTTGAAGCAAAAGTAATTACTATACTAGGACATGAATATATAGAATTAACAACAGCTGAAGATGAATTAGGAATAATAAAGGCAATGTGTGTAAATTGTCGTAAATTTATGAGATTAAGTGCTAATCATAAATTATTGTGTGAATGTGGTATGATTGATTCACGTAAATTATCAAGTAAATATGGAGCGTATTAG
- the dph2 gene encoding diphthamide biosynthesis enzyme Dph2, whose product MATIDYDYKIDVIKDKIIQLDAKNIILQFPEGLKVDAINVSNELQEVLPDVNVLIDADPCFGACDLADNKVNKHIDLVVHFAHTPLPIKTDCPVLFIEAHSSADIVAPINDALSSLDETVKTIGLVTTTQHIHKLDDMISLIEEQGFSVKLDNGKGTSTGQVLGCNFTSIKNLDVDVILYVGSGDFHALGVKLFTKKPVILADPFKGESRDIEEFYDKIIRVRFARITKAKSAKSYGIIISSKKGQLRFDLALELKKLIEEHGFEAQILNMDYIAPDRLLPFDLDAFVMTACPRIAIDDSAMYKKPVLTPDELEIVLGMRDWDDYQMDEIIIHDEQT is encoded by the coding sequence ATGGCAACAATAGACTATGACTATAAAATTGATGTTATTAAAGATAAAATAATACAATTAGATGCAAAAAATATTATCTTACAATTTCCAGAAGGTTTGAAAGTTGATGCAATAAATGTTTCAAATGAACTTCAAGAAGTACTTCCTGATGTAAATGTATTAATAGATGCAGATCCTTGTTTTGGAGCTTGTGATTTGGCTGATAATAAGGTAAATAAACATATTGATTTAGTAGTTCATTTTGCACATACTCCTCTTCCTATTAAAACAGATTGTCCTGTATTATTTATTGAAGCTCATTCTAGTGCAGATATTGTAGCTCCAATTAATGATGCATTGTCAAGTCTTGATGAGACTGTAAAAACAATTGGGCTTGTAACAACAACACAACATATACATAAACTAGATGATATGATTTCATTAATAGAAGAGCAAGGGTTTAGTGTAAAACTAGATAATGGAAAAGGTACTTCTACAGGTCAAGTACTTGGATGTAATTTCACATCTATTAAAAATTTAGATGTGGATGTTATATTATATGTGGGAAGTGGTGATTTCCATGCTCTTGGAGTAAAATTATTTACAAAAAAACCAGTAATACTTGCAGATCCATTCAAGGGTGAATCAAGAGATATTGAAGAATTTTATGATAAAATAATAAGAGTACGTTTTGCAAGAATAACTAAAGCAAAATCTGCAAAATCATATGGTATTATAATTTCATCTAAAAAAGGTCAATTAAGATTTGATTTAGCATTAGAACTTAAAAAATTAATAGAAGAACATGGTTTTGAAGCTCAGATATTAAATATGGATTATATTGCACCTGATAGGTTATTACCATTTGATTTAGATGCTTTTGTAATGACTGCTTGTCCAAGAATTGCAATTGATGATAGTGCAATGTATAAAAAACCAGTTTTAACTCCTGATGAATTGGAAATTGTATTAGGTATGAGGGATTGGGATGATTATCAAATGGATGAAATTATTATTCATGATGAACAAACATAA
- the hpt gene encoding hypoxanthine/guanine phosphoribosyltransferase, protein MLDELKKSLVECPVVKKGEYFYFVHPISDGVPLVEPELLDDIMNYIINNYNLDLIDKIVGVESMGIPLATALSLKTGIPFVVVRKRSYGLEGEQKVHQRTGYSENELYINGIKENDNILLIDDVVSTGGTLISVIKAFDEIGANLVNIIVPIEKDKGREIVEKETNHKLDTLVKIKMVNGKVTLIED, encoded by the coding sequence ATGTTAGATGAATTAAAAAAATCATTAGTGGAATGTCCCGTAGTTAAAAAAGGAGAATATTTTTACTTTGTACATCCAATAAGTGATGGTGTACCTCTTGTAGAACCTGAATTATTAGATGATATTATGAATTATATTATTAATAATTATAATCTTGACTTAATTGATAAAATTGTAGGGGTGGAATCCATGGGAATACCTCTTGCAACAGCATTATCACTTAAAACGGGAATACCTTTTGTAGTTGTACGTAAAAGGTCTTATGGTCTTGAAGGTGAACAAAAAGTACATCAAAGAACGGGTTACAGTGAAAATGAATTATATATTAATGGAATTAAAGAAAATGATAATATATTATTAATAGACGATGTAGTAAGCACGGGAGGAACATTAATAAGTGTTATAAAAGCTTTTGATGAAATAGGTGCAAATTTAGTTAATATAATTGTACCAATAGAAAAGGATAAGGGTCGTGAAATAGTAGAAAAAGAAACAAATCATAAATTAGATACTTTAGTTAAAATTAAAATGGTCAATGGAAAAGTAACTCTTATTGAAGATTAA
- a CDS encoding signal recognition particle protein Srp54, whose product MLEGLSESLTQTMKKLAGMSIIDKKTLKEVTKDIQRALIQSDVNVKVVFSLTKKIEKRALEEELPKGLSPKEHVMRIVYQELVNLIGEKPEELKITKKPYKIMMLGLQGSGKTTTTAKLAKHLKKKGHTSAIVCTDTWRPAAYEQLKQLTEPLDVPVFGDPENKDALDLAEKGLEKCGSKYDVILVDTAGRHKEEQDLLDEMTKLSKIVEPDEVILVIDGTIGQQARNQAEAFKQTTNIGSIIVSKLDGSAKGGGALSAVAEIHAPIKFIGTGERDDDFEAFDPERFISRLLGMGDLDTLIEKAAEVTSKQSDKEMVDSIISGKFTLKDMENQLNMMNQMGPIQQIMKLIPGLGNQLPSNASKVTEDKLNMYKILMNSMTEYELENPEVIKKSRISRISRGAGLSNEDVKDLLKYYSVTKKALKGMGKRNMGGPMGKLMRHMQR is encoded by the coding sequence ATGCTTGAAGGCCTAAGTGAAAGTCTAACACAAACAATGAAAAAATTAGCAGGAATGTCCATTATTGATAAAAAAACACTGAAAGAAGTTACCAAAGACATTCAACGTGCACTCATACAATCAGATGTAAATGTAAAAGTAGTATTCTCCCTTACCAAAAAAATAGAAAAAAGAGCATTAGAAGAAGAATTACCTAAAGGATTAAGCCCTAAAGAACATGTAATGCGTATCGTATACCAAGAATTAGTTAATTTAATTGGTGAAAAACCAGAAGAATTAAAAATCACCAAAAAACCATATAAAATAATGATGCTTGGTTTACAAGGTAGTGGAAAAACAACTACAACTGCAAAATTAGCAAAACATCTTAAAAAGAAAGGACATACATCTGCAATTGTATGTACAGACACATGGAGACCTGCAGCTTATGAACAATTAAAACAATTAACAGAACCTTTAGATGTACCTGTATTTGGAGATCCAGAAAATAAAGATGCTTTAGATCTTGCTGAAAAAGGGCTTGAAAAATGTGGATCCAAATATGATGTTATACTAGTAGATACCGCAGGACGTCACAAAGAAGAACAAGATTTACTTGATGAAATGACCAAATTAAGTAAAATAGTTGAACCCGATGAAGTAATCCTAGTAATAGATGGAACAATCGGACAACAAGCACGTAACCAAGCAGAAGCATTTAAACAAACAACAAATATTGGTTCTATTATTGTAAGTAAATTAGATGGTTCTGCAAAAGGAGGAGGTGCACTTTCTGCTGTAGCAGAAATACATGCTCCAATTAAATTTATTGGAACTGGTGAAAGAGATGATGACTTCGAAGCATTTGATCCTGAAAGATTCATATCCAGACTTCTTGGAATGGGTGATTTAGATACATTAATCGAAAAAGCAGCAGAAGTTACATCAAAACAATCCGATAAAGAAATGGTTGATTCTATAATTAGTGGTAAATTCACATTAAAAGATATGGAAAACCAGTTAAATATGATGAATCAAATGGGACCTATCCAACAAATAATGAAATTAATACCTGGATTAGGTAATCAGTTACCATCAAATGCTTCTAAAGTAACTGAAGATAAACTAAATATGTATAAAATATTAATGAACTCCATGACTGAATACGAATTAGAAAATCCAGAAGTCATTAAAAAATCAAGAATAAGTAGAATAAGTAGAGGAGCAGGACTTTCAAACGAAGATGTTAAAGATTTACTTAAATACTATAGTGTAACTAAAAAAGCATTAAAAGGAATGGGTAAAAGAAATATGGGTGGACCAATGGGTA